ATGTGCAGATGCCGGACATGGATGGCCTCGAGGCGTCGCGGCAGCTCAATGCCCGACACGGGACGGAGCGGCCGCGGATTGTCGCGATGACCGCCAACGCCATGCAGGGCGACCGCGAGATGTGTCTCGACGCCGGCATGGACGACTACATCGCCAAACCCATCCGGGTCGATCGCCTGATTGACGCCCTGATGCAGACGCCCGCCCGGGCCAAGGACCGTTGAACGATGCACGATTCCCCTGTTGACCCCACCGTGTTTGCCGAGCTGTCCGAGGCCATGGGCGAGGACTTCGCGCGCGAGTTGCTCGACACGTTCCTTGCTGACGCGAGCACCCTGTTTGCGGAGCTGCAGCGCGCCGTCGACGCCGCGGACGCGGCCGGCTACCGCCGAGCGAGCCACACGCTCAAATCGAATGCGTTGACCTTCGGCGCCGTGGCCCTCGCCGAACAGGCCCGCGACATGGAGCACGCAGGCGTGCCGGACGGAGCTGCCGTCGCGGCCGCGCAGGCGCTGTTCGATGCCTCGGCCGTCGCGCTCCGTGGTGCGTGCCATGACTGAACCCCAGGCGCGGATCCTGGTTGCGGACGACAACAAGGTCAATCGGCTGTTGTTGTCGCGCAGCGTCGAGCTGCTCGGTCATGCTGTCACCGTTGCCGAGAACGGCAAGCAGGCGCTGGCGCAGCTGCAGGGTGCGCCGTTCGATGCGCTGTTGCTCGACATCGAGATGCCGGAGATGGACGGCTTCGAGGTGCTCGCGACACTGAAAGCCGACCCGGGCCTGCGCGACCTGCCGGTGATTGTCACCTCGTCGCTCGAGGGACTCGAGAACGTGGTGCGGTGCATCGAGCTCGGCGCGGAGGACTACATCCCGAAACCGGTCAACAAGGTGTTGTTGCAGGCGCGACTCAACGCAAGCCTGGAACGCAAACGCCTGCTGGACGAACAGAAGCGCCTGCTGAACCGCTTTGCGACGGAAGAGGTGGCGCAGGATCTGCAGACCTCGGGTTTCGCGATCGGTGGCCGCAGGCTCGACGCGACCGTGCTGTTCGCCGACCTGCGGGGTTTCACGGCGCTTTCCGAGGACATGGACCCGGAGGCGACCATCGAGCTGCTGAACACCTACTACACACTGATGTTCGAGGCGGTCACGGGCCACCAAGGCATTGTCAACCAGATGATCGGTGACGGGTTGATGGCCGTGTTCGGTGCCCCACAGGCGGTCGCGAACCCGGCGCAGTCGGCGGTGTCCGCGGCACAGGACATGCTCTCGATGATCGACCTGCTGAACGACGAGCGGGCACTGGCGAATGAAGCGCCGCTCCGTGTGGGGTTCGGCATCGCCACGGGCGAGGTGATTGCGGGCTACACCGGCACGGACAGCCGCGCGACCTACACCTGTGTCGGCAAGACCGTGAACCTCGCGGCGCGCCTCGAGGCGTACACCAAGGACGTCGGGCGACCCGTGCTGTTCGACAACGAGACACGTCGCCGGCTTGACGACGCCGCCGACTGCGACGCGGTGTCAGAAATGCGCTTCAAGGGCTTCTCGCAGCCGGTGCAGGTGTTCACGACGGGGGCGTGACGCCTCATCCGGGCGACGCGTGTGTGCCGTACCTGTGTTTGATGGGTGCCGGTCCGGCGCCGCGCACGCCGTGATCGGTGTGACCGTCGTACCCTCATTTTTCCCTAAGTCTTCGCCTGTATGTTGCCGAGTCGATCGAATCGAACACCGGTTCAAGCAGACGAAGGAGCAGTGGCATGCGGTTGGTATTTGGTGGGATGGTCCTGGCGGGGGTATTGGTCGGTTGCGGGGGCGGCCCGTCCAACGCCGTCACGGTACAGTGCAGCGACCCCGCGAGTCCGGCACACGCGGACCGGGATGGCGACGGTCTTTCGCAGTGCCAGCGGGACTGCGATGACGCGGACCCCAATGCCTACCCGGGCGCAACCGAGCTGAGCGACAACGACGGCTACGACCAGGATTGCTCGACATGGACCTTCACCTTCGAGTAAGCCTTTTCAAGTGCAGTGACCTGGATCGGCGTGGGGTGGTTGACGGTGCCGCGGACAGT
This genomic stretch from Pseudomonadota bacterium harbors:
- a CDS encoding putative metal-binding motif-containing protein; translation: MRLVFGGMVLAGVLVGCGGGPSNAVTVQCSDPASPAHADRDGDGLSQCQRDCDDADPNAYPGATELSDNDGYDQDCSTWTFTFE
- a CDS encoding Hpt domain-containing protein; translation: MHDSPVDPTVFAELSEAMGEDFARELLDTFLADASTLFAELQRAVDAADAAGYRRASHTLKSNALTFGAVALAEQARDMEHAGVPDGAAVAAAQALFDASAVALRGACHD
- a CDS encoding adenylate/guanylate cyclase domain-containing protein produces the protein MTEPQARILVADDNKVNRLLLSRSVELLGHAVTVAENGKQALAQLQGAPFDALLLDIEMPEMDGFEVLATLKADPGLRDLPVIVTSSLEGLENVVRCIELGAEDYIPKPVNKVLLQARLNASLERKRLLDEQKRLLNRFATEEVAQDLQTSGFAIGGRRLDATVLFADLRGFTALSEDMDPEATIELLNTYYTLMFEAVTGHQGIVNQMIGDGLMAVFGAPQAVANPAQSAVSAAQDMLSMIDLLNDERALANEAPLRVGFGIATGEVIAGYTGTDSRATYTCVGKTVNLAARLEAYTKDVGRPVLFDNETRRRLDDAADCDAVSEMRFKGFSQPVQVFTTGA